Proteins encoded within one genomic window of Marinobacter halotolerans:
- a CDS encoding ABC transporter permease, whose amino-acid sequence MAASRKLMSVRRDWRERDVRVVLSALIIAVATVATIALFASQLQRTLVTSASSFLAADRQLEAENGREVPQTWIDEAQQRGLETARMVEFSTMVYGANDFQLVSVKAVSDAYPLRGQLEIQQSSDAPRQLVANGPVPGEVWINPRLLRLLDLEVGDSLDVGSRSLTVSGLLVREPDGGFNMSALAPRVMMHASDVPSTEVIKEGSRVEYVYLFAGEQEALEGYYSWLEPKLTASHEWEGVRDGETFSESLERAERFLLLGGSLAVMLAAVAVAVASRQYALSQRDTVALLKTLGVNSQGIGRLYVRRLGLWGLAGAIGGLVVALPLYWLLTSVLGDVLEQEIDYQLDPNALVPALLTALVSLFAFAYPPIRRLKNVPAMRVLRSQPGEAGREAIPDMVIAIVAIFGLVWLYAREVSLVLSLLGGLALLLGTLALLGWVLVSTLRKISGGGNAWRLALVGLYRHRRASLSQIAVFAMTLMLAATLILVRTSLLDDWQAQLPEDTPNHFLINIAPEAVDEVEQFWAERGQPLKQVYPMVRGRFTELNGNPVREAVTKEERVGALNRELNLTWMGDLPNDNEIVSGQWFKPSQTSGVSIEAELAGKLGIQVGDELTFTIGSDKVTEPVTSIRTVQWDSMKPNFYMAFPPGGGLENMPATWITAFYLPKDQKGALNEFSRKFPTVSVLAIDNIIERIQEIVRQVTQAIEAILALILAAALVVMAAVVSATMQERQREGALLRTLGGRQSLLVRSTMLEFAFLGFFAGVLGVAAAEAAVWALQFRMFEGEFRWHWQAILPIPVVSALVLALFGRWQLKPVLSVSPMLLLRRLE is encoded by the coding sequence ATGGCGGCTTCCCGGAAACTCATGTCGGTGCGTCGGGACTGGCGCGAGCGGGATGTGCGCGTGGTCCTCTCCGCACTGATCATTGCCGTGGCGACGGTTGCCACCATTGCCCTGTTCGCCAGCCAGTTGCAACGCACACTGGTAACATCGGCCAGCTCCTTTCTTGCCGCAGATCGTCAGCTGGAGGCGGAAAACGGCCGGGAGGTACCCCAGACCTGGATCGACGAGGCCCAGCAACGCGGTCTTGAAACCGCCAGGATGGTGGAGTTCTCTACCATGGTCTACGGCGCCAATGACTTTCAGCTGGTGTCGGTAAAAGCGGTCAGTGATGCCTATCCGCTCAGGGGGCAGCTGGAAATCCAGCAAAGCAGCGATGCGCCAAGGCAACTGGTTGCAAACGGGCCCGTGCCTGGTGAAGTCTGGATCAATCCGCGACTGTTACGCCTGCTGGACCTTGAGGTCGGCGATTCCCTGGATGTGGGCAGCCGGTCCCTGACTGTGTCCGGGCTGTTGGTAAGGGAGCCGGATGGCGGTTTCAATATGTCGGCCCTTGCCCCCCGGGTGATGATGCACGCGAGCGATGTGCCGTCTACCGAAGTTATCAAGGAGGGAAGCCGGGTCGAATACGTTTACCTGTTCGCCGGCGAGCAGGAAGCCCTGGAGGGTTATTACAGTTGGCTGGAACCGAAACTCACTGCCAGTCATGAGTGGGAAGGCGTGAGAGACGGTGAGACCTTCTCCGAATCCCTGGAGCGGGCGGAGCGTTTCCTGTTACTGGGGGGAAGCCTGGCGGTCATGCTTGCCGCTGTGGCAGTAGCGGTCGCCAGTCGGCAATACGCCCTGTCCCAGCGGGACACCGTGGCGCTGCTCAAAACCCTGGGCGTGAACAGCCAGGGTATCGGCCGGCTTTATGTCAGACGGCTGGGACTCTGGGGGCTGGCCGGCGCTATTGGCGGGCTGGTGGTGGCTCTGCCGCTATACTGGCTGCTCACCAGTGTGTTGGGGGATGTGCTGGAGCAGGAAATCGACTATCAGCTGGACCCAAATGCGCTGGTACCGGCGCTGCTGACGGCGCTGGTCTCGCTCTTCGCGTTCGCTTACCCACCTATTCGCCGCCTGAAAAACGTGCCGGCGATGCGGGTGCTGAGAAGCCAGCCGGGCGAAGCCGGGCGGGAAGCCATTCCCGATATGGTAATTGCCATTGTCGCGATATTCGGGCTGGTCTGGCTCTATGCCCGAGAAGTCTCCCTTGTGCTGTCCCTGCTGGGCGGGCTGGCATTGTTGCTGGGCACACTGGCATTGCTGGGCTGGGTTCTGGTCAGCACACTGCGGAAAATAAGCGGTGGCGGAAATGCCTGGCGGCTGGCCCTGGTGGGGCTGTACCGGCACCGCCGCGCGAGCCTGTCTCAGATTGCCGTATTCGCAATGACACTGATGCTGGCGGCCACACTGATTCTGGTACGAACGTCCCTGCTGGATGACTGGCAGGCTCAGCTTCCGGAAGACACCCCAAATCACTTTCTGATCAATATTGCGCCGGAAGCAGTGGATGAAGTGGAGCAGTTCTGGGCCGAGCGCGGCCAGCCTCTGAAACAGGTCTACCCGATGGTACGGGGACGCTTTACCGAGCTTAACGGTAACCCAGTCAGGGAAGCCGTCACCAAGGAGGAGCGGGTAGGTGCCCTGAACCGGGAGCTTAACCTGACCTGGATGGGAGATCTGCCCAACGACAATGAGATTGTCAGCGGGCAGTGGTTCAAGCCCTCACAGACCAGTGGTGTGTCTATCGAAGCAGAGCTGGCCGGTAAACTCGGCATCCAGGTGGGGGACGAACTCACATTCACCATTGGCTCGGACAAGGTCACCGAACCGGTGACCAGCATCCGCACGGTGCAGTGGGACAGTATGAAGCCCAACTTCTACATGGCGTTTCCTCCGGGTGGCGGGCTGGAAAACATGCCTGCAACCTGGATAACGGCCTTCTACCTGCCCAAGGATCAGAAGGGTGCGCTCAACGAGTTCTCCCGCAAGTTTCCGACCGTGTCCGTGCTGGCCATCGATAACATCATTGAACGCATCCAGGAGATCGTCCGCCAGGTGACCCAGGCGATAGAAGCCATTCTTGCGCTTATTCTCGCTGCGGCGTTGGTGGTGATGGCGGCAGTGGTCAGCGCCACCATGCAGGAGCGTCAGCGAGAGGGCGCGCTGCTCAGAACCCTGGGCGGGCGCCAGTCGCTGCTCGTGCGTAGCACTATGCTGGAATTCGCGTTCCTGGGCTTCTTTGCGGGAGTTCTGGGCGTGGCAGCGGCGGAAGCTGCCGTCTGGGCTCTGCAGTTCAGGATGTTTGAAGGGGAGTTCCGCTGGCACTGGCAGGCCATTCTGCCCATACCCGTGGTGAGTGCGTTGGTGCTTGCGCTCTTTGGTCGCTGGCAGCTCAAACCGGTATTGAGTGTTTCCCCCATGCTCCTGCTCAGAAGACTGGAGTAG